The following is a genomic window from Rhodothermia bacterium.
GCGGGGAATTGGATGCACATACCGCACAAGATTTAGAGGTTGCCATCCAAACTTGTTTGAGCAATGGTAAATTTGCTTTGATCATTAATGGTGCGAATTTGCGCTACATTTCCAGTGCCGGACTTGGCGTGTTTATGGCTTTTGTAGAGGAAATACGTGAAAACGGGGGCGATCTTAAAATTGCGGCACTCCAACCACAAGTCTATGATACATTCGACCTGCTCGGTTTTCCACACTTGTTCGATGTCTTAGCTTCGGTGGAGGTAGCCGAGGCGCGGTTTATGTCTGGTGAGTTACGCAAATAGGACGTGCCTTTACGACGGGTCCATTAAACTTGAATCATAAAA
Proteins encoded in this region:
- a CDS encoding STAS domain-containing protein, yielding MSSFSVTFRTSPSAQVLDLSGELDAHTAQDLEVAIQTCLSNGKFALIINGANLRYISSAGLGVFMAFVEEIRENGGDLKIAALQPQVYDTFDLLGFPHLFDVLASVEVAEARFMSGELRK